A region of Rhizorhabdus wittichii RW1 DNA encodes the following proteins:
- a CDS encoding Resolvase, N-terminal domain (PFAM: Resolvase, N-terminal domain; Recombinase), which produces MTGNDLLPVTVLKRKAVVYVRQSTPGQVQNNLESQRRQYELVDVARRWGFHDVEVIDDDLGRTASGTVDRPGFERLVSGLCTGKVGAVLCLDASRLSRNGRDWHHLLELCGLVEARVIDLDGVYDPCRPNDRLLLGMKGSISEFELGILRTRMLDAARAKARRGELRLSVPIGYIWHREYGLGLDPDIRVQEAIRLIFSRFRELGSARQVLISLTADNFHFPRPSDGRKTVSFDWVPVRYRSVISILKNPFYAGVYVYGKSEKRTEIVDGRARKSYGHSKPFGTWEVLLQDHHEGYIDWSEFERNQSHIAVNAFGQKGGIKSGRGGRALLAGLLTCGRCGRRLGVVYSGRPPGHPYYRCERINQMLAKPRCMTFGASRIDPAIGKEILRAVTPMAIEAAMEADRAHRDNLEERHRMVELDLQQARYEASLAERRYAACDPDNRLIAAQLENSWEAALRRVEACEAGLAQARQIDLAAPVPDFAGIATDLETAWRSPNVDMRCRQQLLRTLVTDIIADVDEEQREVILTIHWKGGQHSQLRIRKPKAGEHGQSTPEAALAIIRSMATRWSDADIAATLNRMGMQTGQGKTWTARRVGSLRTVHKIHGYRSAEKNGEWLTLTEAAKKLGVTAHRVRRLIKEGVLPTEQVVPDAPHQIRATDLEKDEVTQFPRHRGPCRIKMENQKSLFPDI; this is translated from the coding sequence ATGACGGGCAATGATCTCCTTCCAGTCACGGTGCTCAAGCGCAAAGCTGTGGTGTATGTCCGACAGTCGACCCCGGGTCAGGTCCAGAACAACCTGGAGAGCCAGCGCCGACAATATGAGCTTGTCGATGTTGCCCGACGCTGGGGATTTCACGATGTCGAGGTGATCGACGATGACCTTGGTCGGACCGCCAGCGGCACTGTCGACCGCCCCGGTTTCGAACGACTGGTCAGCGGCCTGTGCACGGGCAAGGTTGGCGCGGTGCTTTGCTTGGACGCATCGCGCCTTTCCCGTAATGGCCGGGACTGGCACCACCTTTTGGAGCTGTGTGGCCTGGTTGAAGCGCGCGTGATCGATCTCGACGGGGTATACGATCCCTGTCGACCAAACGATCGATTGTTGTTGGGCATGAAGGGCAGCATCAGCGAGTTTGAGCTTGGCATTTTGCGAACACGCATGCTTGACGCGGCGCGCGCCAAGGCAAGGCGGGGAGAACTGCGCCTCAGTGTTCCGATCGGCTATATCTGGCACCGCGAATACGGCCTGGGGCTGGATCCCGATATCCGGGTACAGGAGGCGATCCGCCTCATCTTTTCGCGTTTCCGCGAGCTTGGCAGCGCCCGCCAGGTGCTGATTTCGCTGACAGCTGACAATTTCCATTTTCCCCGCCCTTCTGACGGCCGCAAAACGGTGTCCTTCGACTGGGTGCCGGTTCGCTATCGAAGCGTTATTTCGATCCTGAAGAACCCCTTCTACGCTGGGGTCTATGTCTATGGTAAAAGCGAGAAGCGAACCGAGATTGTCGATGGCAGGGCACGCAAAAGTTACGGCCACAGCAAGCCCTTTGGAACGTGGGAAGTGCTGCTCCAGGATCATCACGAAGGCTATATCGATTGGAGTGAGTTTGAAAGGAACCAGAGCCATATCGCCGTCAACGCCTTCGGACAGAAGGGCGGCATCAAGTCTGGTCGTGGTGGCCGCGCGTTGCTCGCGGGCCTGCTCACCTGCGGCCGATGTGGAAGACGGTTGGGCGTTGTCTATTCGGGCCGGCCTCCGGGTCATCCCTATTACCGCTGCGAACGTATCAACCAGATGCTGGCCAAGCCACGATGCATGACTTTTGGCGCATCTCGCATCGACCCTGCCATAGGCAAAGAGATATTGAGAGCCGTGACGCCGATGGCGATCGAGGCCGCAATGGAAGCTGATCGGGCGCATCGGGATAATCTGGAAGAACGGCACCGCATGGTGGAGCTGGACTTGCAGCAAGCCCGATACGAGGCATCTCTCGCTGAACGTCGCTATGCTGCCTGCGACCCTGATAACCGCCTGATCGCTGCCCAACTCGAGAATAGCTGGGAAGCAGCGCTCAGGCGTGTGGAAGCCTGTGAAGCGGGTTTGGCCCAAGCGCGACAAATCGATCTGGCCGCGCCGGTGCCAGATTTTGCTGGCATTGCCACCGACCTGGAGACCGCTTGGCGCTCGCCTAACGTCGACATGCGTTGTCGTCAGCAGCTCCTCCGCACGCTCGTGACCGATATCATCGCTGATGTCGATGAAGAGCAACGTGAAGTCATTTTGACGATCCACTGGAAAGGTGGCCAACATTCTCAGCTGCGCATTCGCAAACCCAAAGCAGGCGAACATGGCCAGAGTACGCCCGAAGCCGCCCTTGCCATCATCCGCTCCATGGCCACCCGGTGGTCCGATGCAGACATTGCCGCCACTCTCAACCGGATGGGAATGCAAACCGGACAAGGCAAGACCTGGACAGCGCGCCGTGTCGGCTCGCTGCGCACTGTCCACAAAATCCACGGCTACCGATCCGCCGAAAAGAATGGAGAGTGGCTCACGCTGACCGAAGCCGCCAAAAAGCTTGGGGTTACTGCCCATCGGGTCCGTCGACTGATCAAGGAGGGCGTGCTCCCTACCGAGCAAGTTGTACCCGATGCGCCGCACCAAATCCGAGCCACGGACCTGGAAAAGGACGAAGTGACCCAGTTCCCGCGTCACAGAGGCCCGTGTCGCATCAAAATGGAAAACCAAAAGTCCCTGTTTCCGGACATTTGA